The following proteins come from a genomic window of Larimichthys crocea isolate SSNF chromosome III, L_crocea_2.0, whole genome shotgun sequence:
- the ptgesl gene encoding prostaglandin E synthase 2 isoform X2 — protein MAAACARTLCKVGWTLLDSPAGLRPGTVYRLVGNVSAQGSRRAYGTGGTGVRSKLLSGLRGGGGRVVGCAFLLGGGLGLYHTVKLQVQQHLAEEDTKVSGGGLKLTLYQYKTCPFCSKVRAFLDYHRLPYEIVEVNPVMRKEIKWSTYRKVPILMVDSEVQLNDSSVIISALKTYLINKEKGMSEILRCYPELKSVNERGKEVTEYSNKYWLMLSEDETLATYPEKDLQKEEMKWRKWADDWLVHLISPNVYRTTGEALASFDYIVREGKFGAFEGFFAKYVGAAAMFLISKRLKSRHNLQDDVRQDLYEAVNDWVAAIGKKRKFMGGDQPNLADLAVFGVLRVMEGLQAFDDMMENTKVKNWYRRVERASLNYEGPN, from the exons ATGGCGGCCGCCTGCGCGAGAACGCTGTGTAAGGTCGgctggactctgctggactctCCGGCCGGTCTCAGACCCGGTACCGTGTACAGGCTGGTGGGGAATGTGAGCGCACAGGGGTCTAGGAGGGCGTACGGTACCGGCGGGACCGGGGTCCGCTCCAAACTCCTCTCCGGTCTACGTGGGGGTGGAGGCAGGGTGGTGGGCTGCGCCTTCCTGCTGGGTGGAGGTCTGGGTTTGTATCACACCGTGAAGCTCCAGGTCCAGCAGCACCTGGCCGAGGAGGACACCAAG GTTTCAGGAGGAGGTCTGAAGTTAACTCTGTACCAGTACAAGACCTGCCCCTTCTGCAGCAAGGTGCGGGCATTTCTGGACTACCACAGGCTACCGTATGAGATCGTAGAGGTGAACCCTGTGATGAGGAAGGAGATCAAGTGGTCAACCTACAGAAAGGTTCCCATCCTGATGGTGGATAGCGAAGTG CAACTGAATGACTCGTCTGTCATCATCAGCGCCCTCAAGACATATTTAATCAACAA GGAGAAAGGTATGTCTGAAATCCTTCGCTGCTACCCGGAGTTGAAGTCGGTGAATGAACGCGGGAAGGAGGTGACAGAATATAGCAACAAGTATTGGCTGATGCTGAGCGAGGACGAGACTTTGGCAACTTACCCAGAAAAGGATTTGCAGAA agaggagatgaagtgGCGTAAGTGGGCTGATGACTGGCTGGTGCATCTTATATCTCCCAACGTATACCGAACAACTGGTGAGGCCCTGGCCTCCTTCGACTACATCGTACGTGAGGGCAAGTTTGGTGCTTTCGAAGGTTTCTTTGCCAAATATGTCGGTGCGGCCGCCATGTTTCTCATCTCGAAAAGGCTAAAAAGTCG ACACAACCTGCAGGACGATGTCAGGCAGGATCTATATGAAGCAGTCAACGACTGGGTGGCAGCCATTGGCAAGAAGAGGAAGTTCATGGGTGGAGATCAACCTAACCTTGCAGACCTG GCTGTGTTTGGCGTCCTCAGAGTGATGGAAGGCCTGCAGGCGTTTGACGACATGATGGAGAACACCAAGGTCAAAAACTGGTACAGACGTGTGGAGAGAGCGTCGCTCAACTACGAGGGCCCCAACTGA
- the ptgesl gene encoding prostaglandin E synthase 2 isoform X1 — protein MAAACARTLCKVGWTLLDSPAGLRPGTVYRLVGNVSAQGSRRAYGTGGTGVRSKLLSGLRGGGGRVVGCAFLLGGGLGLYHTVKLQVQQHLAEEDTKVSGGGLKLTLYQYKTCPFCSKVRAFLDYHRLPYEIVEVNPVMRKEIKWSTYRKVPILMVDSEVQLNDSSVIISALKTYLINNKPLSSREKGMSEILRCYPELKSVNERGKEVTEYSNKYWLMLSEDETLATYPEKDLQKEEMKWRKWADDWLVHLISPNVYRTTGEALASFDYIVREGKFGAFEGFFAKYVGAAAMFLISKRLKSRHNLQDDVRQDLYEAVNDWVAAIGKKRKFMGGDQPNLADLAVFGVLRVMEGLQAFDDMMENTKVKNWYRRVERASLNYEGPN, from the exons ATGGCGGCCGCCTGCGCGAGAACGCTGTGTAAGGTCGgctggactctgctggactctCCGGCCGGTCTCAGACCCGGTACCGTGTACAGGCTGGTGGGGAATGTGAGCGCACAGGGGTCTAGGAGGGCGTACGGTACCGGCGGGACCGGGGTCCGCTCCAAACTCCTCTCCGGTCTACGTGGGGGTGGAGGCAGGGTGGTGGGCTGCGCCTTCCTGCTGGGTGGAGGTCTGGGTTTGTATCACACCGTGAAGCTCCAGGTCCAGCAGCACCTGGCCGAGGAGGACACCAAG GTTTCAGGAGGAGGTCTGAAGTTAACTCTGTACCAGTACAAGACCTGCCCCTTCTGCAGCAAGGTGCGGGCATTTCTGGACTACCACAGGCTACCGTATGAGATCGTAGAGGTGAACCCTGTGATGAGGAAGGAGATCAAGTGGTCAACCTACAGAAAGGTTCCCATCCTGATGGTGGATAGCGAAGTG CAACTGAATGACTCGTCTGTCATCATCAGCGCCCTCAAGACATATTTAATCAACAA TAAACCTTTGTCGTCCAGGGAGAAAGGTATGTCTGAAATCCTTCGCTGCTACCCGGAGTTGAAGTCGGTGAATGAACGCGGGAAGGAGGTGACAGAATATAGCAACAAGTATTGGCTGATGCTGAGCGAGGACGAGACTTTGGCAACTTACCCAGAAAAGGATTTGCAGAA agaggagatgaagtgGCGTAAGTGGGCTGATGACTGGCTGGTGCATCTTATATCTCCCAACGTATACCGAACAACTGGTGAGGCCCTGGCCTCCTTCGACTACATCGTACGTGAGGGCAAGTTTGGTGCTTTCGAAGGTTTCTTTGCCAAATATGTCGGTGCGGCCGCCATGTTTCTCATCTCGAAAAGGCTAAAAAGTCG ACACAACCTGCAGGACGATGTCAGGCAGGATCTATATGAAGCAGTCAACGACTGGGTGGCAGCCATTGGCAAGAAGAGGAAGTTCATGGGTGGAGATCAACCTAACCTTGCAGACCTG GCTGTGTTTGGCGTCCTCAGAGTGATGGAAGGCCTGCAGGCGTTTGACGACATGATGGAGAACACCAAGGTCAAAAACTGGTACAGACGTGTGGAGAGAGCGTCGCTCAACTACGAGGGCCCCAACTGA
- the ptgesl gene encoding prostaglandin E synthase 2 isoform X3 — MSEILRCYPELKSVNERGKEVTEYSNKYWLMLSEDETLATYPEKDLQKEEMKWRKWADDWLVHLISPNVYRTTGEALASFDYIVREGKFGAFEGFFAKYVGAAAMFLISKRLKSRHNLQDDVRQDLYEAVNDWVAAIGKKRKFMGGDQPNLADLAVFGVLRVMEGLQAFDDMMENTKVKNWYRRVERASLNYEGPN; from the exons ATGTCTGAAATCCTTCGCTGCTACCCGGAGTTGAAGTCGGTGAATGAACGCGGGAAGGAGGTGACAGAATATAGCAACAAGTATTGGCTGATGCTGAGCGAGGACGAGACTTTGGCAACTTACCCAGAAAAGGATTTGCAGAA agaggagatgaagtgGCGTAAGTGGGCTGATGACTGGCTGGTGCATCTTATATCTCCCAACGTATACCGAACAACTGGTGAGGCCCTGGCCTCCTTCGACTACATCGTACGTGAGGGCAAGTTTGGTGCTTTCGAAGGTTTCTTTGCCAAATATGTCGGTGCGGCCGCCATGTTTCTCATCTCGAAAAGGCTAAAAAGTCG ACACAACCTGCAGGACGATGTCAGGCAGGATCTATATGAAGCAGTCAACGACTGGGTGGCAGCCATTGGCAAGAAGAGGAAGTTCATGGGTGGAGATCAACCTAACCTTGCAGACCTG GCTGTGTTTGGCGTCCTCAGAGTGATGGAAGGCCTGCAGGCGTTTGACGACATGATGGAGAACACCAAGGTCAAAAACTGGTACAGACGTGTGGAGAGAGCGTCGCTCAACTACGAGGGCCCCAACTGA
- the gle1 gene encoding mRNA export factor GLE1, which produces MPSESLRWETLQALKNSPKANITYDPYWSERGEDILAGCKEALSLSSHSGVILERLSSSPLQKSCFLASGSGDCSPGLSEEILGSISSTGSVPDINGKHSTLSAALPLRTVSEQAFSEEAKDDDPEADVSEISSASLPAISLLSPKAMETAGRIIKFEEEQREKAKLALKLRQEMQEKLVAAVASSESEQLKRFEEFMELKQRQEYQTMRDMMDRETKESIGRQEKLKEEQRHRMKILNLRLREAEQQRLREAELERQRQAEGRERLRNLNTIQEEILQLNQLLDPSTQTKSDLPLASLNSLSTRGNQLCSQVSEVVRKTAEGEFPTVDDMTAAERALHEMRALIRLMQEEVAKAQEKKKKKEQEQQEEHRKQVELQAQQEAQKKAAQTAKEKAQKKGLQNSAEDSMLKWYKELQETAARCSQSFEQLNSPKDAQTKKLKLELQKAATIPVSQISSNCGSQLREIFDKIDKLLSGRAVVSGGKSVSTSQHPQGLDFVSYKLAEKFVKQGEEEVASHHEAAFPIAVVASGIWELHPRVGEFILAHLHKKCPYAVPHYPPMKEGTPVEDYQRILGYRVDDSGVEGQDSFLKRMSGMIRFYAAVIQLRWPYGSKQGAAPHGLNHGWRWLAQMLNMEPLADITATLLFDFLEVCGNALMKQYQGQFWKLILLLKDEYFQRIEAVTSTGQMGSVIRLKQFLETSLQSRQISPPKGQLSSNFWRL; this is translated from the exons ATGCCCTCTGAAAGTCTACGATGGGAAACTTTGCAGGCCTTAAAGAATTCACCGAAGGCAAACATCACGTACGACCCGTACTGGTCTGAAAGGGGAGAG GATATTTTGGCAGGTTGTAAAGAGGCCCTCAGCTTGTCCTCGCACTCCGGAGTCATATTAGAGCGGCTCAGTTCGTCGCCCCTGCAGAAGTCCTGCTTTCTGGCCTCCGGCTCTGGAGACTGCAGCCCCGGTCTCTCTGAGGAGATCTTGGGCTCCATTTCCTCCACAGGATCCGTCCCTGACATCAATGGCAAGCACAGCACGCTTTCTGCTGCCCTACCTTTAAGGACAGTGAGTGAGCAG gCTTTTAGTGAGGAGGCAAAAGATGACGATCCAGAGGCAGATGTCAGTGAAATTTCCAGTGCATCACTCCCCGCGATTTCGCTGTTGTCGCCCAAAGCCATGGAGACGGCGGGCCGCATTATCAAATTTGAGGAGGAACAACGAGAAAAGGCCAAg TTGGCGCTCAAACTGCGGCAGGAGATGCAGGAGAAGCTGGTGGCGGCGGTGGCGAGCTCTGAGTCGGAGCAGCTGAAACGCTTCGAGGAGTTCATGGAGCTGAAACAGAGGCAGGAGTACCAGACCATGAGGGACATGATGGACAGAGA AACTAAAGAGAGCATTGGGCGTCAAGAGAAGCTGAAGGAAGAGCAGCGACACAGAATGAAG ATCCTCAACCTGCGGCTGAGAGAGGCGGAACAGCAGCGCCTGCGGGAGGCGGAGCTCGAGCGGCAGCGGCAGGCAGAGGGCAGGGAAAGATTACGTAACCTTAACACCATCCAAGAGGAGATTCTGCAGCTCAACCAGCTGCTGGACCCGTCCACCCAGACCAAAAGTGATCTCCCGCTGGCCAGCCTCAACTCCCTTAGCACCCGTGGGAACCAGCTGTGCTCCCAGGTGTCAGAGGTGGTGCGAAAGACAGCAGAG GGAGAGTTTCCCACCGTGGACGACATGACCGCGGCCGAGCGAGCCCTCCACGAGATGAGGGCACTGATTAGGCTGATGCAGGAGGAGGTCGCCAAGGctcaagagaagaagaagaagaaggagcaggagcagcaagAGGAACACAGGAagcaggtggagctgcaggCACAGCAGGAGGCGCAGAAGAAGGCGGCGCAGACGGCCAAAGAGAAGGCACAGAAAAAAG GGCTGCAGAACAGCGCCGAAGACAGCATGCTGAAGTGGTACAAGGAGCTGCAGGAGACGGCTGCTCGGTGCTCTCAGTCATTCGAACAACTGAACTCCCCAAAAGATGCCCAG ACAAAGAAGCTGAAGCTGGAGCTCCAGAAAGCAGCCACAATCCCCGTCAGCCAAATCTCCAGCAACTGTGGATCGCAGCTCCGAGAAATCTTCGACAAGATCGACAAGCTGCTGTCGGGACGAGCGGTGGTGTCCGGGGGAAAGTCTGTCTCCACCTCACAGCATCCACAGGGCCTGGACTTTGTGAGCTACAAACTGGCTGAGAAGTTTGTG aaacaaggagaggaggaggtggcgtCTCACCACGAAGCTGCTTTCCCCATCGCCGTGGTGGCCTCTGGCATCTGGGAGCTGCACCCCAGAGTGGGAGAGTTCATCCTCGCCCACCTGCACAAGAAATGTCCATACGCAGTCCCACATTACCCTCCGATGAAGGAAGGCACACCTGTGGAGGACTATCAGAG GATTCTTGGTTACCGTGTGGATGACTCTGGGGTTGAAGGTCAGGACAGTTTCCTGAAGAGGATGTCGGGGATGATCCGTTTCTACGCTGCCGTCATCCAGCTGCGGTGGCCCTACGGCTCCAAGCAGGGG GCTGCTCCTCACGGTCTGAACCACGGCTGGCGTTGGTTGGCTCAGATGCTGAACATGGAGCCTCTGGCAGACATCACGGCTACTCTGCTGTTTGACTTTCTTGAG GTTTGTGGTAACGCGTTGATGAAGCAGTATCAGGGTCAGTTCTGGAAACTCATCCTGCTCCTTAAAGACGAATACTTCCAGAG AATTGAAGCTGTGACCAGCACCGGGCAGATGGGCTCAGTCATCAGACTTAAGCAGTTTCTAGAG ACGTCACTGCAGAGCCGGCAGATCAGTCCGCCCAAAGGTCAACTGAGCTCCAACTTCTGGAGGTTGTGA
- the LOC104934966 gene encoding outer dense fiber protein 2 — protein sequence MKTRDLSPPPPPPVHVHVPGTTPVHVHMRRSPSRSTQNRTNDTQVMGNGGRPKVRAPWIPPGRLSSRRDVGSYNCQRSRRQHQSESGIGQQWTAEQEEELSAVSKNLSVLLREQEGTRRLKKLDSGDQHRETDVLLRALVEAEIDGVAVANQLTALKETIDSLAKDKRLSKLHAASLGRQQELLFEKIELFDRTNHGLRELLREWSQYEREYLMWSQQKDVLKKRMADSEAENIRLLAKLTNKEKEASKLAEHLDFEKNNTKTTEELSRILQSTRDHLESELSRTEAEKAQLTAQIQRMQQSHEQQQGELRALQEELQSLNQRREEEKEEQGRQEELALLTQQAERAEESARQFAVKLQEKESQLTQALSTSSDWCLRHSKEAAAKGQLEEEISALKFQVTELNSRLHSTEERSRAEREELRDQLHHLSAENTSAALDNQRLKGHLTSSEEKLRGLQSEARQLKLSIKKHENLMEKYKKKVQQARLESEEYCLKLEMTQKEAREVQVSLEREKEQVRRELLSRVRELETLPDRLRRTEQQLREVQQEADVYERRNVEHNSSLSEVRHKVEQQGTQLETFQQRNLLLQEENNVLKEKIHSLERRLEDTKGENKEMSQALSSKESSIQYIQQQLEEKNRECSVLSRQLQQTLDDAQRQVDSSMHRVLAKERVSQSKALDLQSQLSRAKTEQSQLQRSKEEMERRFKSQLQNLKDRLEQSDSTNRSLQNYVHFLKTSYGNVFGDSLLASCLQNSPT from the exons ATGAAAACCCGGGATTTATCTCCTCCTCCGCCACCGCCGGTTCACGTCCATGTACCGGGAACCACACCTGTACATGTCCACATGAGAAGGAGTCCCAGCAGGAGCACACAG AATAGGACAAATGACACTCAGGTGATGGGAAATGGAGGAAGGCCAAAGGTGCGGGCGCCTTGGATTCCTCCAGGAAGACTGTCCTCCCGGAGAGATGTGGGTTCATACAACTGTCAG AGAAGCAGACGGCAGCATCAGTCAGAAAGTGGAATCGGACAACAGTGGACTGCAGAGCAAGAAGAGGAGCTATCTGCAGTATCCAAAAATCTCAGCGTCCTCCTCAGAGAACAAGAAGGAACTCGTCGTTTAAAAAA GTTAGATTCTGGGGACCAACACAGGGAAACAGACGTGCTCCTGAGGGCACTCGTAGAAGCAGAAATTGACGGCGTAGCAGTAGCCAATCAGCTGACAGCCCTGAAGGAAACTATCGACAGCCTCGCTAAG gacaaGCGGTTATCAAAATTGCACGCAGCTTCACTGGGACGGCAACAGGAGTTGCTGTTTGAGAAGATAGAGTTGTTTGACCGGACAAATCACGGCCTTCGAGAGCTCCTCAGAGAGTGGAGTCAATACGAG AGAGAATACCTGATGTGGTCACAACAGAAAGATGTCCTAAAGAAGAGAATGGCTGACAGTGAAGCAGAGAACATT CGACTTTTAGCCAAACTCACCAACAAGGAGAAAGAAGCTTCTAAGCTTGCGGAGCATTTGGACTTTGAAAAG AACAACACAAAGACGACGGAAGAACTTTCAAGGATCCTGCAGTCAACCCGTGATCATCTGGAATCTGAGCTGAGCAGAACAGAAGCTGAAAAGGCCCAGCTGACCGCTCAAATTCAG AGGATGCAGCAGAGCCATGAGCAGCAGCAAGGGGAGCTTCGGGCTCTGCAGGAGGAGCTCCAGAGTCTGAATCagcggagagaggaggagaaagaggagcagggaCGTCAAGAGGAGCTCGCCCTACTGACCCAGCAGGCTGAGCGGGCTGAAGAATCTGCCAGACAGTTTGCAGTAAAACTTCAAGAGAAG GAATCCCAGTTGACTCAAGCTCTGTCCACATCCAGTGACTGGTGTCTCCGCCACTCCAAAGAGGCAGCTGCTAAAGGACAGCTGGAAGAGGAGATTTCTGCTCTCAAGTT TCAAGTGACCGAGCTGAACTCTCGGCTTCATTCGACGGAAGAGAGGAGTCGGGCGGAGAGGGAGGAGCTCAGGGATCAGCTTCATCATCTCAGCGCTGAAAACACCTCCGCCGCACTCGACAACCAAAGACTCAAG GGTCATTTGACGTCGTCTGAGGAGAAACTCAGAGGTTTGCAGTCTGAAGCCCGTCAGCTTAAATTGTCAATCAAAAAGCACGAAAACCTGATGGAGAAATACAAGAAGAAg GTCCAGCAGGCTCGTCTGGAATCGGAGGAGTACTGCCTGAAGCTTGAGATGACACAGAAGGAGGCGCGGGAGGTGCAGGTGAGcctggagagggagaaggagcagGTGAGGAGGGAGCTGCTCAGCAGGGTCAGAGAGCTCGAGACATTGCCCGACAGACTGAGGAGGACCGAGCAGCAGCTCAGGGAGGTACAACAGGAGGCCGACGTCTACGAGAGGAGGAACGTGGAGCACAACTCTTCCCTCTCTGAAGTCAGACACAAG GTGGAGCAGCAAGGCACTCAACTGGAGACGTTTCAGCAGAGgaacctgctgctgcaggaggagaacaACGTTCTCAAAGAGAAAATCCACAGCTTAGAGAG GAGGCTGGAGGACACGAagggagaaaacaaagagatgtCTCAGGCTCTTTCCTCCAAGGAATCTAGTATCCAGTATATtcaacagcagctggaggagaagaacCGCGAGTGCAGCGTCCTCTCCAGACAGCTACAACAAACTCTAGACGACGCACAGAGACAG GTGGACAGCAGCATGCACAGGGTTTTGGCCAAAGAGAGAGTATCTCAGTCTAAAGCCTTGGACTTGCAGAGCCAGCTGAGCAGAGCCAAAACAGAGCAGAGTCAGCTACAGCGAAGCAAGGAGGAG ATGGAGCGTCGTTTCAAGAGTCAGCTGCAGAACTTGAAGGACAGACTGGAACAGTCAGACTCTACAAACCGCAGTCTGCAGAACTATGTTCACTTTCTCAAAACCTCATATGGAAATGTGTTCGGTGACTCTTTGCTTGCGAGCTGTCTGCAAAATTCTCCAACCTGA